Proteins from a single region of Acidobacteriota bacterium:
- a CDS encoding aspartate aminotransferase family protein codes for MTLEKSARWFEDNKEFLAGGVSSDVRKAELPHPLYFESGSGSRIRDVDGNEYIDYVLGQGPLLLGHSPRPVLEAVHRQLDRGLVFAGQHQAEAELARLLTRAIPCAERVRFNSTGSEAVITALRAARAYRGRNLVVKFEGQWHGWYDSLFVSTAPGPDQQGDRGSPNPVLPSKGQVANAADNLIIMPWNDLELLEDLFARRGSEIAAILTEPVMCNSGSLMPRPGFLEGLRSLCDRYESVLIFDEVITGFRLALGGAQEIFGVTPDLATYAKGIASGFTLSAVVGKAEVMDLISSGQVVHAGTYNSNPVVIAAGLATLQTLSGDREAVYSHLNRLGDRLRQGLEERLRRAEVPALVGGLGPVVQVSLTEREALHDYREWATRDDRTYQQLVTDLVYRGVRTTGRGTWYVSTAHTDAEVDQTLDAFDKVLEGPGIGAAF; via the coding sequence ATGACCCTGGAAAAATCCGCCCGCTGGTTTGAAGACAACAAAGAGTTTCTGGCCGGAGGTGTCAGCAGCGACGTGCGCAAGGCCGAGCTCCCCCACCCCCTCTACTTCGAGTCGGGCTCGGGGAGCCGCATTCGCGACGTGGACGGCAACGAGTACATCGACTACGTCCTGGGACAAGGACCGCTGCTGCTGGGCCACAGCCCCCGACCGGTGCTGGAGGCCGTCCACCGGCAGTTGGACCGGGGCCTGGTCTTTGCCGGTCAACACCAGGCCGAGGCCGAACTGGCCCGGCTGCTGACCCGGGCGATCCCCTGCGCCGAGAGGGTCAGGTTCAACAGCACCGGCTCCGAGGCCGTGATCACGGCCCTTCGGGCGGCCAGGGCCTACCGGGGGCGCAACCTGGTGGTCAAGTTCGAGGGGCAATGGCACGGCTGGTACGACAGCCTCTTCGTCTCGACGGCTCCCGGACCCGATCAGCAAGGTGACCGCGGCAGCCCCAACCCCGTCTTGCCCAGCAAGGGCCAGGTGGCCAACGCCGCCGACAACCTGATCATCATGCCCTGGAACGACCTGGAGCTTCTGGAAGACCTGTTTGCCCGGCGCGGCAGCGAGATCGCGGCCATCCTGACCGAGCCGGTCATGTGCAACTCGGGAAGCCTCATGCCCCGTCCCGGCTTTTTGGAGGGATTGCGCAGCCTCTGTGACCGCTACGAGTCCGTCCTGATCTTCGATGAGGTGATTACGGGCTTTCGCCTGGCCCTCGGAGGGGCCCAGGAGATCTTCGGCGTCACCCCCGATCTGGCCACCTACGCCAAGGGTATCGCCAGCGGGTTCACCTTGAGCGCCGTGGTGGGCAAAGCCGAAGTCATGGACCTGATTTCCAGCGGACAGGTGGTGCACGCCGGAACCTACAACAGCAACCCGGTGGTCATCGCCGCCGGCCTGGCCACGCTTCAAACCCTCAGCGGCGACCGGGAAGCCGTCTACTCACACCTCAACCGCCTGGGCGACCGCTTGCGCCAAGGGCTGGAGGAGCGGCTGCGGCGGGCTGAAGTCCCTGCCCTGGTGGGCGGTCTGGGACCGGTGGTGCAGGTCAGCCTCACCGAGCGGGAGGCCCTCCACGACTACCGCGAATGGGCCACCCGGGACGACCGCACCTACCAGCAACTGGTCACCGACCTGGTCTACAGGGGGGTCCGCACCACCGGCCGGGGCACCTGGTACGTCTCCACCGCCCACACCGACGCCGAGGTGGACCAAACGCTGGATGCCTTTGACAAAGTCCTGGAGGGGCCGGGCATTGGGGCCGCCTTTTGA
- the solA gene encoding N-methyl-L-tryptophan oxidase, with translation MPGYDVAIIGLGAMGSFTALELARRGASVIGFDRFSPPHEQGSHGGETRAFRTIYTEHPDYVPLMKRALELWEHLAAEDRPELLTWTGVLSLGESDSPLLDGVQQSADVHGLPVQVLSADEVRSRFPALNPLENFAGLLDDRAGLIDVAAALGCALRGARRSGAELRLNQEVLEWSVEGREVQVSTRGERIRAKRLVVAAGAWSGAILTALKLPLVVRRQVLTWFRPRRPQWFQPGASPIFVFAPGGFYGFPEIAGAGVKIAYHEKGDPLPEFPVRIAPPSEADLAPLVRDIARFVPGLLDPDRPWLDQMLAARTCLYTMTPDGHFIVDRHPHYEQVLFGAGFSGHGFKFAPVMGEVLADLALEGKTAQPADFLRLEGRF, from the coding sequence ATGCCAGGTTACGACGTGGCCATAATCGGCTTGGGAGCCATGGGAAGCTTCACCGCCCTGGAGCTGGCCCGCCGGGGAGCCTCGGTGATCGGCTTCGACCGGTTCTCGCCACCCCATGAGCAGGGGAGCCACGGAGGCGAGACCCGGGCCTTTCGCACCATCTACACGGAACATCCCGATTACGTGCCGCTGATGAAGCGGGCCTTGGAGCTCTGGGAGCACCTGGCTGCGGAAGACCGCCCCGAGTTGTTGACCTGGACGGGGGTGCTGAGTCTGGGAGAGTCCGACAGCCCTCTGCTCGACGGCGTCCAGCAAAGCGCCGACGTTCACGGTCTGCCGGTTCAGGTCCTGTCGGCGGATGAGGTCCGGAGCCGTTTCCCCGCCTTGAATCCCCTGGAGAACTTTGCGGGGCTGCTGGACGACCGGGCCGGTCTGATCGACGTGGCGGCCGCCCTGGGCTGCGCTCTACGGGGAGCCCGCCGCTCGGGGGCTGAGCTTCGGCTGAACCAAGAGGTGCTGGAGTGGTCGGTTGAGGGCCGGGAGGTCCAGGTAAGCACCCGCGGAGAACGCATCCGGGCCAAGCGGCTGGTGGTTGCCGCCGGCGCCTGGAGCGGCGCCATCCTGACGGCATTGAAGCTGCCGCTGGTAGTGCGGCGCCAGGTGCTGACCTGGTTCAGACCCCGCCGGCCGCAATGGTTTCAGCCCGGAGCGAGCCCCATCTTCGTCTTCGCCCCCGGCGGCTTCTATGGCTTTCCCGAGATCGCCGGCGCCGGGGTCAAGATCGCCTATCACGAGAAGGGGGATCCCCTGCCGGAATTTCCTGTCCGAATTGCGCCGCCGTCAGAAGCCGACCTGGCCCCCCTGGTGCGGGATATCGCCCGGTTTGTCCCGGGTCTGCTGGACCCCGACCGTCCCTGGCTGGACCAGATGCTGGCCGCCAGGACGTGCCTCTACACCATGACGCCCGACGGCCACTTCATCGTCGATCGCCATCCTCACTACGAGCAGGTCCTGTTCGGTGCCGGTTTTTCCGGCCACGGGTTTAAGTTCGCGCCCGTGATGGGAGAAGTCCTGGCCGACCTGGCCCTGGAGGGCAAGACCGCCCAGCCCGCCGATTTCCTGAGGCTTGAAGGGCGATTCTGA
- a CDS encoding ornithine cyclodeaminase family protein, which produces MARETIVLTRGEVAAQIDLQEIVPAIEKCLSAFEKGEDLLPPKCIVDLPGGIAACLTGYTKATHMFSMKMGQERKGNVERGLPTIFSTMNLYDPDTGELLLIVESVLATMYRTAAAAAVAAKHLARREAAVLAVIGSGQLGRQCVRALSRVRPFQSILLFDIRRDQAERLAADLAEEAPAPIEVTDAESACREADVICTATNSTEPIVRSEWVRKGTHLSCMGSDLHTKIECEPELLPRCRLFADKVEHCLQRGEASQAVEQGILGKDCYAGSLGQVILGQVEGRRSRDEITLFDGIGLGVQDTTVAASIYEQALAKGLGRRVAFS; this is translated from the coding sequence ATGGCTAGAGAAACAATCGTTCTGACTCGCGGGGAAGTGGCGGCGCAGATCGACCTGCAGGAAATCGTGCCGGCCATCGAGAAGTGCCTGTCCGCGTTCGAAAAGGGAGAGGACCTGCTACCCCCCAAGTGCATCGTGGATCTGCCCGGAGGCATCGCCGCCTGCCTGACCGGTTACACCAAGGCGACCCACATGTTCTCCATGAAGATGGGACAGGAGCGCAAGGGCAACGTCGAGCGGGGGCTGCCCACCATCTTCAGCACCATGAATCTCTACGATCCGGACACCGGCGAGCTGCTGCTCATCGTGGAATCGGTGCTGGCGACCATGTATCGCACGGCCGCGGCCGCGGCCGTGGCCGCCAAACATCTGGCCCGCCGGGAGGCGGCCGTGCTGGCGGTCATCGGCTCGGGCCAACTGGGGCGCCAGTGCGTGCGGGCCCTGAGCCGGGTTCGGCCCTTCCAGAGCATCCTGCTCTTCGATATCCGGCGAGATCAGGCCGAGCGACTGGCGGCTGACCTGGCCGAGGAGGCGCCGGCGCCTATCGAGGTGACCGATGCCGAAAGCGCCTGCCGGGAAGCCGACGTGATCTGCACCGCCACCAACAGCACCGAACCCATCGTGCGGAGCGAGTGGGTGAGGAAGGGGACCCACCTCTCCTGCATGGGGTCCGACCTGCACACCAAGATCGAATGTGAGCCGGAGCTGTTGCCGCGCTGCCGGCTCTTTGCCGACAAGGTGGAGCACTGCTTGCAGCGGGGCGAGGCCAGCCAGGCGGTGGAGCAGGGCATCCTGGGCAAGGATTGCTACGCCGGCAGCCTGGGGCAGGTCATCCTGGGCCAGGTGGAGGGCCGCCGCAGCCGGGACGAGATCACCCTCTTTGACGGGATCGGGCTGGGGGTCCAGGACACCACCGTGGCCGCCAGCATCTACGAGCAGGCGCTGGCCAAGGGTTTGGGCCGGAGAGTGGCCTTCAGCTAG
- a CDS encoding pyridoxal phosphate-dependent aminotransferase: protein MTPSLQWNPALSALPVSGIRRMFNLASTMEEVIHLSIGQPDFPTPPHIVEAHVEALRQDKTHYTLDAGLPELLSVLAQIYGKLSGRKLVEENLLETTGAGEAIFLAVTSLAAPGREVIVIEPSFVLFQPLVGLAGGSVRRIVTTAEQGYQVDPQEVIDAMGPRTCAVILNSPGNPTGTVYPASTLETICQAAARRRITVISDEVYDRLVLDEMESSSVLNCDVDLDHLIVASSVSKTYSMPGMRVGWLISSRRNLQTLRRYHTYTTTVGNTPGQWASVAALQGDQGCVDQMVGEYRKRRDRIVELLEECRHLQGYRPQGAFYIMPSLPVGEDGSEFTLRMLREIRVCAIPGDTFGESCRNGLRLSYATSLERIEAAFERMIPWLEKQSF, encoded by the coding sequence ATGACTCCATCCCTTCAGTGGAATCCCGCGCTTTCGGCGCTGCCGGTTTCGGGAATTCGCCGGATGTTCAACCTGGCGTCCACCATGGAGGAGGTCATCCACCTCTCCATCGGGCAGCCCGATTTTCCCACGCCCCCGCACATCGTCGAGGCTCACGTGGAGGCCTTGCGCCAGGACAAGACCCACTACACCCTGGATGCCGGCCTGCCGGAGCTGCTTTCCGTCCTGGCGCAAATCTATGGGAAACTCAGCGGCCGGAAACTGGTGGAGGAGAACCTGCTGGAAACCACCGGAGCCGGGGAGGCCATCTTCCTGGCGGTCACCAGCCTGGCCGCGCCGGGGCGGGAGGTGATCGTCATCGAGCCCAGCTTCGTGCTCTTCCAGCCCCTGGTGGGTCTGGCGGGCGGCAGCGTGCGGCGCATCGTCACCACTGCCGAGCAGGGCTACCAGGTGGATCCCCAGGAGGTGATCGACGCCATGGGTCCCCGGACCTGCGCCGTCATCCTCAACTCCCCCGGCAACCCCACCGGTACCGTCTATCCCGCCTCGACCCTGGAGACTATCTGTCAGGCCGCCGCCAGGCGGAGGATCACCGTGATCAGCGACGAGGTCTACGACCGCCTGGTCCTGGACGAGATGGAGTCTTCCAGCGTGTTGAACTGCGATGTGGATCTGGACCACCTGATCGTGGCCAGCAGTGTTTCCAAGACCTACAGCATGCCTGGCATGCGGGTGGGCTGGCTTATCTCCAGCCGCAGGAACCTCCAGACCTTGAGGCGCTATCACACCTATACAACCACGGTGGGAAACACGCCGGGACAGTGGGCCTCGGTGGCGGCCCTGCAGGGTGACCAGGGCTGCGTCGATCAAATGGTCGGCGAGTACCGGAAGCGCCGGGACCGCATCGTGGAGCTGCTGGAGGAGTGCCGCCACCTGCAGGGCTACCGTCCTCAGGGCGCCTTCTACATCATGCCTTCGCTGCCCGTCGGGGAGGACGGGTCGGAGTTCACGCTCAGGATGCTGCGGGAGATCCGGGTCTGCGCCATCCCGGGGGATACCTTCGGGGAATCCTGCCGCAACGGCCTGCGGTTGAGCTACGCCACCTCGCTGGAACGGATCGAGGCTGCCTTTGAAAGGATGATTCCATGGCTAGAGAAACAATCGTTCTGA